From one Dermacentor silvarum isolate Dsil-2018 chromosome 3, BIME_Dsil_1.4, whole genome shotgun sequence genomic stretch:
- the LOC119445036 gene encoding organic cation transporter protein: protein MERPPRGLCTNVPDGSVKVPRMTMRNSNRRSRSEYGATQHTTNTMSGCMVAEAENDQIEQGATTYGHGNFQRRIFCCGIVALVVLQCHNQVFAFICPPVDHWCKPAKRFANMSTPLWKNIAIPVDDGGHYSECLVYVYPGNVNDTTVKRCDSWDYAVGETDRSVRSFWDIVCHRTWLLSLAEVVYRSGALFVPVAGYVADMSGRQPVITTAVLSLVFSTIAGCLTESFAIYLVTRFINSACASTVQVLTVIVLFEVIPIDFRTYYIGFAWSLGIFVAELFLLLLKSLYHRIGWFFAQIIVLAPTVLLLSAPFFIYESPIWLMSMGRIKSAEAIMLKAARINGVRRENAENALKAIRTDISRSDASLSPGVTPWAIITPGVIRVRAISVFFSNFAIMFAFFTITRSTRLLGEMNAAHIASVLILAPSYLAMYCALNSFGRLKLLMVLLALLGGMSTICGIAIYARPVEVSYVLVIIARAAVSVLLPTNYLYIIELFPTVLRSAVLCGAYSCGRVGAVLAASMTPIKYAGREDLCFALAAMAVFANLVVVMQLPETSVGIKATEEVKQEKDILHVMQKSLSPLRQKRRRTRGKAGSISNDQ from the coding sequence ATGGAGCGACCACCTCGCGGTCTATGTACCAACGTTCCCGACGGCTCTGTGAAGGTGCCCAGAATGACTATGAGGAACTCGAATCGCCGTTCCAGATCGGAGTACGGGGCCACCCAGCATACGACCAATACCATGTCAGGGTGCATGGTCGCAGAAGCTGAGAATGACCAGATTGAGCAGGGGGCGACTACGTACGGGCACGGCAATTTCCAGCGGCGCATCTTCTGCTGCGGCATCGTGGCCCTGGTGGTGCTGCAATGTCACAACCAGGTTTTCGCGTTCATCTGCCCGCCCGTGGATCACTGGTGCAAGCCGGCCAAGCGCTTCGCCAACATGTCGACGCCACTCTGGAAGAACATTGCGATTCCCGTCGACGACGGCGGCCATTACAGCGAGTGCTTAGTCTACGTGTACCCGGGCAACGTCAACGACACTACGGTCAAGCGCTGCGACTCGTGGGACTACGCAGTGGGCGAAACAGATCGGTCCGTGCGCTCCTTCTGGGACATCGTGTGCCACAGGACCTGGCTGTTGAGCCTGGCAGAAGTGGTGTACAGGAGCGGCGCGCTCTTCGTACCCGTCGCCGGCTATGTCGCCGACATGTCGGGTCGGCAGCCTGTTATCACAACAGCTGTGCTGTCACTCGTTTTCAGCACCATTGCAGGCTGCTTGACGGAGTCGTTCGCGATCTACTTGGTAACCAGGTTCATCAACTCGGCGTGCGCCAGCACGGTCCAGGTGTTGACAGTCATTGTGCTGTTTGAGGTCATACCAATCGATTTCCGCACCTACTACATCGGCTTCGCCTGGTCCCTCGGCATCTTCGTGGCCGAACTCTTCTTGCTGCTTCTGAAGTCGCTTTACCACAGGATCGGTTGGTTCTTCGCGCAAATCATCGTCTTGGCGCCAACGGTGCTCCTGCTGTCAGCGCCTTTCTTCATCTACGAGTCACCGATATGGCTGATGTCCATGGGCCGCATAAAGAGCGCCGAGGCTATAATGCTCAAGGCAGCCAGAATCAACGGTGTGCGGCGAGAGAACGCGGAAAACGCACTGAAAGCCATCAGAACCGATATCAGCAGAAGCGACGCCAGCCTGTCGCCGGGTGTAACTCCTTGGGCCATCATCACGCCCGGCGTGATCCGCGTGCGGGCGATCAGCGTTTTCTTCTCGAATTTCGCCATCATGTTCGCCTTCTTCACCATAACGAGGAGCACCCGCCTGCTAGGCGAGATGAATGCCGCTCACATAGCGTCCGTCTTAATCTTGGCTCCCAGTTACCTGGCCATGTACTGCGCCTTGAACTCGTTTGGCAGGCTGAAGCTTTTGATGGTGTTGCTGGCTCTCCTCGGCGGAATGTCGACCATCTGCGGCATCGCCATTTATGCCCGCCCTGTGGAAGTGTCTTACGTACTAGTAATCATCGCCAGGGCTGCGGTCAGCGTCCTGTTACCGACCAACTACCTGTACATAATAGAGCTCTTCCCCACAGTCCTTCGCAGCGCCGTCTTGTGCGGCGCTTACAGCTGTGGCCGAGTGGGAGCCGTTCTAGCCGCCAGTATGACGCCCATCAAGTACGCCGGCAGAGAGGATTTGTGCTTCGCGTTGGCGGCAATGGCTGTTTTCGCAAACTTAGTGGTTGTGATGCAGCTACCTGAGACCAGCGTAGGCATCAAGGCGACCGAAGAAGTGAAGCAAGAGAAGGACATTTTGCACGTCATGCAGAAGAGCCTGTCGCCGCTGCGACAGAAACGCCGTCGAACGCGTGGCAAAGCAGGCTCGATTAGTAACGACCAGTAG
- the LOC119445037 gene encoding organic cation transporter protein: protein MTMKSKDCRSRSEYGATQPTTNTMSGCIVAEADNDQIEQEATAYGHGNFQRRIFCYGIVALVVLQCHNQVFAFICPSVDHWCKPAKRFANMSTPLWKNIAIPVDDDGHYSECLVYVYPGNVNDTTVKHCDSWDYAAGETDRSARTFWNLMCHRTWLLSLAEVVYRSGAIFIPVAGYVADMSGRQPVITAAVLSLVFSTIAGCFTESFVIYLVTRFINSACASTVQMLTVIVLFEVIPLDFRTYYIGFACSLGNLVAELFLLFLKSLYNSIGWFFAQIIALAPTLLLLSAPLVIYESPIWLMSMGRIRKAEAIMLKAARINGVRRENAENALKAIKNDTSRSDASLSPAVTPLAIVTPGVIRVRAISVFFSSFAIMFAFFIITRSSRLQGELNAAHIASVLILAPSYLAMYCALNSFGRLKLLTVLLALLGGMSTICGIAIYARPVEVSYVLVIVARAAVSVLIPTNFLYIIELFPTVLRSAVVCGAYSCGRVGAVLAASLTPVKFAGREDVCFALAAMATFANLVVVMQLPETSVGIKATEEVKKQKDLLNVLQRSLSPLRPKRRRMRGKAGSSRNEP, encoded by the coding sequence ATGACTATGAAGAGCAAAGATTGCCGTTCCAGATCGGAGTACGGGGCCACCCAGCCGACCACAAATACCATGTCAGGGTGTATAGTCGCCGAAGCTGATAATGACCAGATTGAGCAGGAGGCGACTGCGTACGGCCACGGCAATTTCCAGCGGCGCATCTTCTGCTACGGCATTGTGGCCCTGGTGGTGCTGCAATGTCACAACCAGGTCTTCGCGTTCATCTGCCCGTCGGTGGATCACTGGTGCAAGCCGGCCAAGCGCTTCGCTAACATGTCGACGCCACTCTGGAAGAACATTGCGATTCccgtcgacgacgacggccaTTACAGCGAGTGCTTAGTCTACGTGTACCCGGGGAACGTCAACGACACTACGGTCAAGCACTGCGACTCGTGGGACTACGCAGCGGGGGAAACAGATCGGTCCGCGCGCACATTCTGGAACCTCATGTGCCACAGGACCTGGCTGTTAAGCCTTGCGGAAGTGGTGTACAGGAGTGGCGCGATCTTCATACCAGTGGCCGGCTATGTCGCCGACATGTCGGGTCGCCAGCCTGTTATCACCGCAGCTGTGCTGTCACTCGTTTTCAGCACCATCGCAGGCTGCTTCACGGAGTCGTTCGTGATCTACTTGGTAACCAGGTTCATCAACTCGGCGTGCGCCAGCACGGTCCAGATGTTGACAGTCATCGTGCTATTTGAGGTCATACCACTGGATTTCCGCACCTACTACATCGGCTTCGCCTGTTCCCTCGGAAACCTCGTGGCGGAACTCTTCTTGCTTTTTCTGAAATCGCTTTACAACAGCATCGGTTGGTTCTTCGCACAGATTATCGCCTTGGCGCCAACGCTCCTCCTGCTGTCAGCGCCTTTGGTCATCTACGAATCGCCGATATGGCTGATGTCCATGGGCCGCATAAGGAAGGCCGAGGCCATTATGCTCAAGGCAGCCAGAATCAACGGTGTGCGGCGAGAGAACGCGGAAAACGCACTGAAAGCCATCAAGAACGATACGAGCAGAAGCGACGCCAGCCTGTCGCCGGCTGTAACTCCTTTGGCCATCGTCACGCCCGGCGTGATCCGCGTGAGGGCGATCAGCGTTTTCTTCTCGAGCTTCGCCATCATGTTCGCCTTCTTCATCATAACGAGGAGCAGCCGCTTGCAAGGGGAGCTGAATGCCGCTCACATAGCGTCCGTCTTAATCTTGGCTCCCAGTTACCTGGCAATGTACTGCGCCTTGAACTCGTTTGGCAGGCTGAAGCTTTTGACGGTGTTGCTGGCTCTCCTCGGCGGAATGTCGACCATCTGCGGCATCGCCATCTACGCCCGCCCTGTCGAGGTTTCCTACGTACTAGTAATCGTCGCCAGGGCTGCGGTCAGCGTCCTGATACCGACCAACTTCCTGTACATAATAGAGCTCTTCCCCACGGTCCTTCGTAGCGCCGTCGTGTGCGGCGCTTACAGCTGTGGCCGAGTGGGAGCCGTTCTTGCCGCCAGTCTGACGCCCGTCAAATTCGCCGGAAGAGAGGATGTGTGTTTCGCGTTGGCGGCCATGGCGACTTTCGCAAACCTAGTGGTTGTGATGCAGCTACCAGAGACCAGCGTCGGCATCAAGGCGACCGAAGAAGTGAAGAAACAGAAAGACCTTTTGAACGTCCTGCAGCGGAGCCTGTCGCCGCTGCGGCCGAAACGCCGTCGAATGCGTGGCAAAGCAGGCTCGAGCCGTAACGAGCCGTAG